The Chloroflexota bacterium DNA segment GGCCCAGTGATCTGACTGCTAAGTGTTGAGCAGAGAATGTCTAAATCGGGCTCTTGCACTACAGGCTTAATCTCCAGGCGAAATGCAGGAGACAGCCGGTCTGGCTTAAAGTATGTAAACATAAGTCTTCGTTCTTTAAGCGGTAGGATTGCGTCTGTGAAAGACTGCTCTAAGTCCTCATCTGCGGAAGATCCAGCGTTGAAGTGTAAGGTCTGCCAGGGGTGTTTTGGAACTTGCTGGGGAACTAGCAACTCTCCAGGCTCCAGGAGGAGGCCCATGAGATACTTGTCATCTCCTGGTAACGAAATTCCCAACTGGGCTTCCAACCTGTCTGCAATCGTATTCGACGAATCGTACTTAGGCATAGCTATGATGTCAGGGTTAGAGCAGACTTCAGCTAAGCCCTTTTCAGTACCAAGACGCTTCCATACACGTCGGGCTTCACTACGAATGTCTGGTGACTCAGAGCTCAAGGCTGAATTTAGCTGAATTACAAGGGTCAAGTGTGACCCATCAAGAATCCGCAGGCTATGGGGTGCCACTTCCAATATCGCGATTTCCGATGCAACCATGACTCCTCTCGCCAAGCGTTCGGCGTCCACATTGTGCCTGGCTACATTGGTCCACCATTCGTACTGAGTGGAGTCCCAGATAGTTGTTGATCCCAGACCTTCCACACCGACCCCAACTGCTAGTGATAGGTCAATCGCAGAGGTTCGCTCTACAGCGAATCCGCCATCAATTCCAGCAATTGAACAGGGGGACATGTTCTTGAATGTGCGGATGAGGCCAAGGTCTAGCAGTACACTTCTTAAACGATCACGAGAGTCGAGCACTGGGGCAAGTAGACTTGCGACCTCCTCGACGACTTCGCCTGCACCTGCGAGAAGATCCCTCAAAAGGTCCTCAGGCAGTCGAGCATACCCTTCACGACTTTCATTCGACAACATAAGGGTGTTGACTCATTTGTCAGATGTGTCTATTTGTTCCAAAGAAGATAGGTCTTGGGGTCAAACTTCCGGTAAGACTTGTTCCGCCCTGCCCTTGGAAGAAGCCAACGCTCCTTGAAGTGCGAAAATAGACTCTCCATGTCACTACACGAGTAGTCCAACACATTTTCATAACCTGAAAGGAATTGCCGACTATTGGTGGCCAGTGGTGCCACAAACACCTGGCGCCTAATTCCGTGGAAGTTAAGAGAATGGGGCAGTCCCAATTTGCGAAGTGCTTTTCGCACTACCTCTCTCCTGCTGCGAAATCCAGTTCCCCAATTCTTATTCTTGGCAGTTGGGCTGCAATTGGCTTCCACGAACGAATACAGCTCGTCGTACAGACCATTTGCAAAGTGAAACTCTCCTGATCCCAAAGTGAATCCGACTGGTTCAAATACTAGGCGGCCATGAAACCGAATTCTATTGTACATAGAAGAGCGGCCCAACGCAGATGTCGTGGTAAGCATAGCAACTCTAGAGTCCCCACTTGCACCACTAATTAGCGCGGTCTTCTGTGCATACTTACGCTCGAAAGTGCTTCGAACCTCATTGCTTGTAGCCAGCATGGCAATGAGTTTTCCACCCAAGAGATTAGAATATGGTGGAACGGCACCAAGTACGTAGGCATCCAATACGTGGCGCAAACGGATTCTTCTCTCTGACGAGTTCCATCCAATCCACTGGTCTCTTGCTGCCAAGCCAAATACTGGATCACCAATGCCAATAACTCCTATGAGCCTATTGTTATGGGAGTCGAGAACCAAGAATCTTATGCGTCGTCCGTAGCCTGAAGACACAGGAATGCTCCAGTGAAGAGCCGCATAGCGAAAGAGCAATTCATCTTGAGTACCAGGCAATACCTCCACAAGTCGAGGAGCAATGCAATGCGGATTCACTTCAGAACCGGCGGCAATTCGCTCAATGAGCATAGGTTCTTTTGAACGTAGACCAGAAGCTCGCTCAATTCTGTGTTGTACTGCGAGGAAGTGTAGCCTCCTAAGTAACTCTTTGTCGGTATGGTCTGGAGGCTGTATTCCTGATTCTGTCAAGACAAATCCTTGATCCTTTAGAGATTGGATTACCCTCTCCCGCAGTAAGTTAACGCTTGAGTCGTCTTCCTCTGGGGATTCCTGAGGATTTTGATTGTTGTCTGCATGCTTGGGATTTATATCTGTCATCGAGAAATTCAACTCTAACAGTCAGCTCACCCTTACTTATGACCAATAGCGACCAATCGTAGATCAAGATGAATTAGCTCGTTTCCACATTAGCAACTCTCCGAGGATTGTGAAAGGCTTCGCTCCCAATTGATACCCAAGACCATCCAAAATTGGATGAAGGTAGCGCCTACGTTTCGCCGCTTGTGGAGCGCATTGCGGTTATCCGAGCAGAAATTTTTCAGCGGGCGCGTGAGTCGGATTGGGCTATAGACAAGCTGCAACTCACCGATCAGGCCATCATCCGGCGCATGGTGCTGAAGCGCTGCATCTACGGTGTAGATAAGAACCCGCTGGCCGTGGAGCTGGCCAAGGTCTCGCTCTGGCTCCATAGCTTCACCGTCGGCGCGCCGCTCTCGTTCCTGGACCACCACCTGCGTTGCGGTGACTCGCTGCTTGGCATGCGCGTGACGGAAGCCGTTGACGAACTGAATCGACTGGGCGGCTTGGCCGCATGGTCAGCTATGACAGGCGCGGAGAATGCCGCCGCGGGCATGCAGCGCATCGAGTCCCTTTCTGATGCCGACGTGGCCGAGGTGCGGGAGTCCGCGGCGCTCTTTCAGGGTGTGGAAGAGACCACCGCCGAACTCCGCGGCCTGCTTGACATACTCTGCGGCATGCGCTGGCTGACTGCGGGCATGAAAAAGCAAGAGCGCACGCTCTTTGAGTTACCTTTGCTCGAGACCTTAGACCAAAAACCTGTCGACGCCTTCAAGCTCCTGGCGCACGGGCCGGACGCAATTGAGTCTCAAACACCGGTTGGCATCGCTCATTCCCGCGCAGACAGCAACCGTCATTTGGGCGCACTCGGGAATCCATCTTCGCCTGATGCAGCATCTTCCGGTAGCGCAGGTTCGCACGAGACGTGCGCGCAACCTGCGTCCGAAGAGGGCAGAGAATCGGCGGACGATGCGGGCGGGCAAGCCTCCGCGCTACGCCGCCATTCCCGCGCAAGCGCCTCGCTCCGTCATTCCCGCTTGCGCGGGAATCCATCTTCCTCCGAATCCGTGGACTCGCCTGCCAGCGGGAACCCATATTCCCCGCCTAAGATGGACTCCCGTTTTCACGGGAGTGACGACCAGAAGCCCGCCCAACCATCCTCCGGTAGCGCAGGTTTGCAACCTGCGTCCGGCGGAGGGAAAGAATCGAAAACGCGGGCCAGTGACCAACGTGCCGCAACCGAATTCGCAACCCTCTGGCGCAACGCTAGAACTATCGCCGACCGGGAGACCTTCCTGCACTGGGAGGTGGCGTTTCCGGGGGTGTGGCAAAAGTGGCAGGACGCGCAGCCGGCCGGCGGGGTCGACGCCGTGATCGGCAATCCGCCCTCGGACCGTATCAAGCTGCAGGAGGTGGAGTGGTTCGCCACCCGCGCGCCGGAACTCGCCCGCGCCCCCACCGCGGCGGCGCGCCGGGCTGAAATTGCGGCGTTGCGCAAGCAGGGCGACCCGCTGGCGGCGGACTTCGATGACGCCAAAGCCCGCGCCGACAGCCTGGGCAAACTGGTGCGGGCTTCCGGCCACTATCCCCTGCTGGGCGGAGGTAACATAAATCTCTATTCGCTCTTCGTCGAGAACGCCTTGCGCCTGGTCAAAACCGACGGTCTGGTCGGCCTGCTCACCCCGTCCGGCATCTATGCCGATAAGACCGCGGCCAAGTTCTTTAAGTCGGTTTCCACTCGCGGGCGTGTGGCCGGACTGTACGACTTTGAAAACAGGAAGATCTTCTTCAAGGACGTGCACGCCTCGTTCAAGTTCTGCGCCCTCATCGTTGGCGGCACGGCACGGCGGTTCGACGAGACCGCATGCGCTTTCTTCCTCCACGACACCAAGACCATCACCGATGCTGACCGCTGCTTCCCGTTGGCGCCGGAGGACTTCGCCCGCGTCAATCCCAACACCGGCACCGCCCCGGTCTTCCGCACCCGCCGCGACGCCGACATCACCCGCGCCATCTACGCCCGCCACCCCGTCCTCGTCAACCGCTCCGACGGGGGTGAGAAGAAAACCTGGCCGGTCAAGTACGTGCGCATGTTCGACATGACCAACGACTCCCACCTCTTCCGCACCGCCACGCAGCTAGACGAAGAAGGCTTCTATCCCGTCCAAGGCAACCGCTGGCAACGCGGGAAGGAGCTCTATCTGCCTCTCTACCAAGGCCGCATGATCCATCAATTTGACCATCGCGCCAACTCAGTTCGGGTCAATCTTGAGAGCACCCACAACCCTTACCTCAGCGAAGAGGTTAGCGAATTGCAGCACGCGAACCCGAAATTCCTACCCCAATCTGAGTATTGGGTCCCCGCTCAGAATGTAGGTTCGGCACTGCCTTTGAATCGGGAGTATGTTCTAGGCATTCGTCACATTACCCGGCCTACAGATGCGAGAACCGCAATCACCGCCATTGCGCCGTTTTCTGGCTTTGGCAACAGCATTCCAATTCTTACATTGGACGAAATAGCCATGGGTGAACCCAGGGAGTCTCGAGAAGATGGGATAGACTTCCGTGCAACCACACTGGCCTGCCTTGTGGCAAACCTGAACTCAATCTGCCTAGACTTCATTACAAGACAGAAGATTCAGGGCGCGAACTTCAACCTGTTCATCATCGAGCAACTCCCCGTGATCGCCCCCGCCGGCTACGACCGCCAATTCGGCCAGACCACCGCCCTTGCCCTCATCCGCGACCACGTGCTACGCCTCACCTACACCGCCCACGACATGGCGCCGTTCGCCCGCGACCTCGGCTACACCGGCCCTCCCTTCATTTGGAATGAAGAAGAGCGCCGCCACCTCCGCGCCCGCCTCGACGCCTGCTACTTCCACCTCTACGGCATCTCCCGCAACGACGCCGCCTACATCCTCAGCACCTTCCCCATCGTCCAACGCCAAGACCAAGCCACATTCGGTACCTACCGCACCCAAAACCTCATCCTCGCCTACATGAACGCCCTCACCGCCGGCGACACCAAAACCGTGGTAGATTTGTAATAGGGCTTTGAAACATCCTAAGGTTGATGGACATTAGCTATCTCTGCATCTGGATTATTAGTCGAATGTTCAGACTATTCTAGGGAGCGTGGGTATTGCCATTTGAATTAGAACTCCTTGAAACTCTACTCCATGAGGAAGAAGGAGCCTCGCTTGACTTTAAGGCGGCACAGTATCCTTTTGACAAGGCTGACATCGGCCAGAAAGCAAAATTGCTCAAAGATATCTTGGCCTTTACGAATTCCTGGCGCCGAGCAACCGCCTACATACTGATTGGCGTGGAAGAGGTGAAGGGAAAGCGGAGCAGAATTCTCGGCGTAACAGAGCATCTGGACGATGCCCGTCTCCATCAGTTTGTTAATGGAAAGACCCAACGTCCTGTCGAGTTCATCTACAAGATTGTGCAAATCGAGGGCGTTGAAATTGGTGTCATTGAAATCCCCCTGCAAGATCGTCCTGTGTATTTGAAAAAGCGGTATGGCGACCTGGGTAGCAGTGACGTTTACATTAGAGATGGTAGTTCGACGAGGGTTGCCACGCCCGATGAGATTGCGAAGATGGGAAGTCAAGGTGTGTTGGAAGAGACACCGCAATTTTCGCTTGACTGGGCAGACCTTGATTCAAGAACTGCGCTTGAGTCGCCATGTATACTGCACTCTCTGGCACTTTTTCCGCCTCTTCCCGACGATACATTCACACCACCGCGTTCTGCTTATCTAACCGTGGATATCGGTCGGAACCCAAGATATTCTGAGGAGGTCATCTGGTGTACATTCGAGAGGGCCTTCTTTATTGGGATTGGTGTGAAACTCTACAATAAAAGCGGAGTGCTTGGGAAAAACATAAGATTTGAAGGAGTTCTGAGCAAGTCCGGCGGGGTAGAAGTGAAAGAGGTGCTGAAGAGTATACCCATCGAAGGCATACAGACAGTGCCATTTGACTCGATGCCTCTGGTTGGCCAAAAGCCTGAGACCCACTTGGAAGACCGTAATGATGAGTGGGAGATCGTCGTGGAATTTGGGGATATTCGGCCACGAGAAACAGTGTGGACGACTAATCCGTTTTGGTTCGGCTGTGCGCATCCTACACTAGCAAAACTGGAAGGGCAGTTGTTTGGTGACAACTTACGCGAGCCAACACCTTGCTCGCTGGAGATCCAGTTCGAGGCAGAGCAAAGACCGATGACAGAGGTTGACGCGGCACCCTACCTAGATCAATAGAGATGCAGGGCAAACCAGGTCACGATTTGTTGATTTGGTAGGACCTATCACTGCCTATCGGGCATCGTAAGCGAATTGGCTGCTTACGTCATCGGCATTGGAGAAGAAATCCGCTATGGCAATTCCCAAACCACAACTAAGCAGATGGTCTCACCATGGACCTCAGGAAGCTTCGATTCGCACTCATCAAGCAATAAGATCGGCGCTCGAGGCCCACTCCTGGCCTCAAGGAATGACATATGATGTCTATCTTCAGGGCTCCTACAAAAACGACACCAACATCCGTGGAGACAGCGACGTTGATGTAGTTGTGCAACTTACCTCTGCATTTAGGCATGACGCAAGTTTGCTGTCCCCATTGGAACAGAATCAGCTAGACTCGACATTCTCTACAGCCCTGTACGATTGGGGTGACTTCAGACGCGAAACACTTAAAGCCCTAGTGAATTGGTTCGACAACAGCTTAGTGGCTCAAGGCAACAAATCAATCAAGATAAAAGCTAACCCTCCAAGGTTAGCAGCCGACGTCGTTGTTTGTATGGAGTACCGGAGGTATCTCAACTATTACTCATACGTAGAAGGCATCACATTTTGGGCATTGCAGGACAAGTACTGGATCATCAATTTTCCGACAGAGCATTACAAGAATGGTGCGGCCAAGAGCGTCAGCACTTTTGACAGGTACAAGCGCACTGTGCGAATGTTCAAGAATGCCCGCAATTTCCTGGAGTCCAATGGAATAATCAATGCTGTGCTGGCCCCATCTTACTTTATTGAATCTCTTCTCTATAATGCGCCTAACGCAACATTTCAATACGGATTTCAGGATACCTACTGTTCAATTGTGAAATGGATGGCTTCAACCAATCTCAATGAGCTTGTTTGCCAGAATGGTCAGCAATACTTGTTCGGGCCGTCTCCCGATCAGTGGTCAGTGGCGGAGGCTCGGGCTTTTGTAAACAGTTTAGTGGCGTTGTGGGAATTCTGGAGTTGAGGTGGATCAAGTGCATCCTTACCAGGCGGATAGTAGGGAGTGGGTACTGGTTTCCCTCGCCATAGTCAGTGTCTTGTTAGTTTGGCTCCTTGATGTTGGCTTGGATTCCATCAGTTTTGAACCCCCCTGGTGGATTAGCGCGCCATCGTTTGTGGGAATCTACACGCTCCTCTATAAAGTGTTTGACCTCCACCTATGGAGATTGGGACTTCTACGGAGCCTCAAGCTAGTTGAGGTGCCAGATTTAAATGGCAAGTGGTCGGGCTGGGTCAAATCGTCACATACACAGAGCACCGTTGCAAATCCAGTCTCAGTATATATACGGCAAAGCTGGTCCAAGATAGTCTTCAGACTCGAGACCGAACACTCTCGCTCGAATAGTATTGCGGCGGCGATTAGGACGGATGACCTTCCATATCCCGAATTCGTGCACCTCTACGTGAACGAGCCTAAGTCGACTGCCCTCGACACGATGAACATCCACAAGGGTACAGCGACGCTTGAGCTAAAGGGTACGATACTTGAGGGCGAATACTATTCAGGCAGGGGAAGAAGAGAGTTTGGAACGCTTAGGTTGTGCCGGGATGAAGGCCCCATGTGACATAATGAGGTTTTTTGGAGTGCAAAAGGCCAAGTACAAGGATTGCCAAGCGCTCTTGCCTAAGGTTTCACGGCGGACACTGCAGCGCGACCTGAGGGCACTGGTGGAAAGGGGATTGCTCCAGCGTCGGGCAGGCACGAACCGCTTGGAGTACGTGCTGGCGCATAGCTCCGGCTGAACTTGCGACAAACTTGCGCCACAACTTGCGACAGAATTGTCACACCGCCCCCACGTCATGAGTCTGGCACGGGGGCTTGCGCTAGACAAGAAGGGGGTATGCTCGGGGCGGGACCGGTTGGCAGGCTGGCAAACCAATCCGGTCCTCGCGGGTGTCTGGGGCGCAATGCCTTATTGCGGCTTGTCGTCCAGCAGGCCGTTGCGGACGGCCCAGACCACCATTTCCTGAATCGACTTCGCCCCCAGTTTGTCCCGGATGACGTAGATGGCGTTACGAATAGTCAAGGGCCGGTTGCCGCGCGCATCGGCAATCTTTGCGTACGACATGCCTTGGGCGAAGAGGGTGAGTATTTCCTGCTCCCGTTCGGTGAGATTGTCCAGATCCGGTGACTCGGGTTTCTCGCCAGCGGAGCGAATTCTGTTGAATACCCGCCTTGTCAGGTCGCCGGGCATGCTGAATTCGCCGCTGGCTACCTCCTGGATTGTGGAGAGGAGTTTCTGTTTGCCGGAGAATTTTTGCAGATAGCCCGTAGCGCCAGCGGAAACCGCCGCGATGACGGCGTCCTCATCGGTCGATGCCGTCAGCATCAGTACGCGTGTATCCGGCACCGAATCCATGATCTCTCGACACGCGTCGATGCCGTTCATTTCCGGCATCATCACATCCATAATAATCACGTCGGGCCTGACGTCTTGGGCCAGGGCCACAGCCTCCACCCCATTCTGAGCCTGGCCCACCACCTCAAACGCCCCAGAAAGCTTCAAGACTTCCTTCAGACCATCTCGCATGATCGAATGATCGTCCACGATCATAACTGTCGTAAGCGGTACTGTAGACAATTCATGTTCCTCCTTCTACCGAATTGTACTCTACTACGCACGTTACCGTTGTGCCTTGGCCGGACATGCCCGATTCAACGTCCAGTCTGCCACCCATGCGCTCGGCGTCGGCTCTCATGTTCTTGAAGCCGTGCCCGCGAACGGCATAGTCATCCGGCAGGCCGATGCCGTCGTCGGACAGTGACATGCGCAAGCCGTTCTCATGAAAGGCAAGCTCTATAGTGACCCTATCGGCGCGCGCGTGGCGAAAGGCATTGGTCAATGCGTTATGCGCTATCGAGAAGAGCAAACTGCGCGTGACCGGGGAGAGCGGCGGTTCGGCGCCTCTCAGCACCACATCAGAATGGACCGACGTGATCGCGGTGAATGACTCCGCATGGGATTGCAACACGTGGCCCAATTCTCTGCCTTCAAGAATGAGGCCAATATCGATGGGATGCCGCAATTCCCACATGGCCGACTTCGAGAGTTCGTACGTCGCCTCAAGTTTATCGACCAGCGCCTGATTGGACTTGTCTGCCAACTCGATTGCAGTTTCAATTCCCATCCCGATCATATAGGCAGACTGGGCAGTCGTGTCATGTATGGTTTGAGTGAGTTGGATCCGCTCGCGATGGAGCTCCCGCTCACGTTCCACGGCCTCTCGCCGCTTGTTCCTCTCAGAACTGGATACAAGATTGACAGATGCCACAATCGCATACATCACGACAATTCTGGCAAAGAGCGCCTTCTCGTCTCTCGCGTCAAAGTCCAAGCCCTCTCCAGCCGTCAAGCTCACCACTACGTATAGCAGGGCGACCATTGTCACCCACCCAAAGCTCAGACGGTACGAACTGAAGAAAACTGCAAACCAAACCAGGGCGGGATAATAGAGTAAGTAAAAGAAGAAATGGCTAAATCCACCGGCAACAATCATGCCGCCTGTTATCAGGATTACATCCATCGCGCTAAGCGCGAGTATCCAATGCAAAGTGACTGTGCGACCGGTCTGAACGCGATAGTGTACGTACCCATTGAGTGCGACCAACACCAAGAAACACAATATGTATGCAGCATACGTGAAGTAGGTGAATACAGGTCGGTAAATCAGCTCGATCAGGCAGGCAATGCAAATGAACCAACGTACCCATACGGAAATCTTGGCCGGATAGCGAATCTCTTCAGGATCAGTAATATCCAAGTTGAATTGACGACAATAGAAGGAGTGCGCCGCAGCTAGTGTTGCTGCTACTGTTCGAATTGGTAAGATTGATCCAATCGGAAACGAGCTCAAGTCTAAGTATTGCCTCTCGGATCACTAGAATGAGTCTGCCTTCCCAGCATACCCTCTCGATGAGTTCAGGATTCCATGTGTCGGCAAAGGCGAAACTCATCAAGCCTTGCATGTACTCTACCTCTTTTGCAGATATTGTCAAGATACATTAGTATCTAACAAATGGATATGAATGTATTGATACGTTCTGCCGGTGAGAGGTTCTAGTTCTAAGTCTTAGTCTATACGCAACCGTGGAGGATACCTGGCCGATCTGGGTAAGATTGCAATGTTTAGGAAACTGGAAAATTACATGGGACTGGGGAGACAGCGGCTAAGAACCCCACCCGTCCCGGCAGTTGAGCGGTTTGAGACAAGACTCCAAGATGACCTAGCCTGTCCCTAATTTGACGAGCAAGCGTCGGTGAGACCGGGTGGGCTAAACGACCGGGGCACCCGTGAAACTGGGAGGCAGAGATTAGAACTCTACGTAGTTCAAATCCAGGTAGGACTGCCCGGCAGTACGGCAAGAAGTGGGAGCAAGGAAATCCGGCCAAACTTAGGGCCCGCGCACCTTGGGGCCTTAGCCAAACTTGCGCATTGGTCGCCAACCCTATCCTGCAGGGTCGCAAGATTGCCTGGGCAATGCATTAGCTCTCCCGCACTATGGCAACAACGGTGTACTTGTCTGTTGCCAACCGCATTCTGGTGGGGACGGCGGGACTCGAACCCGCACGCCTTGCGGCACATGATCCTAAGTCATGCTCGTCTTCCAGTTCCGACACGTCCCCGCACCTTCCATTCTAGCAGCGGCGCGGCAGTGGAACTAGATGGCAATATCGCCAGACTTCGCAACCGTTCGCGCTTCGACAGGGACTTGGCGCAGCCGCCTCATCACGAACGGTTGGGGTGGCAAGTTGCGAGGTGGAAGAGGGCCCATCAAGAATTCAACACGAATCGGCAGTGCTGGCGCTGCCTGCGCACTTCGACAAGCTCAGTGCGAACGGTTAAAGGACCTCAGCCTAAGGACCTCAGCCTAAGGACCTCAGCTTATGGACCTCAACTTAAGGATCACAGCTTAAGGATCACAGCTTGAGGACCTCAGCACGAACGGAACCAGTGGGAGCTCAGCGGGAACGGATTTGGTGGAAGCTCAGCGCGAACGGGAGACAGATACACGGATCGGGTGGTCAATGCCAACACCTTCTGGCGTAGGTCTGCAGCCGGCCTGGCATAGGTTTATAGCCGGCACTACCGGTCAACAAGAGCGCAGGATGCAAAACCTTCGCTACCCATCAATCCGAACCCGTGAGACCACTACTGTCCATTCCTTGCCGCGACCTGCTCGGCGATTTCCTCAGCGGGGTAGGTGAGGATTTCCGCAAGGGTCGGGTGGTAGTGGGGGATGCGCATAAAGTCCTGCGCTGTAGCACGATAGTGAAGTGCCACGATACACTCGTGGATCAACTCGCCCCCTTCCGGTCCCAGCACTTGGTAGCCGAGAAGCTCACCCGTCTGCGCGTGGCCGATCATCTTCACGAAGCCGCGTGTTTCGCCCAGGCAGAGCGCCTTGCCATGGTCGTTGAACGGATAAGAAGCGGTGACGATGGGAATGTCTTTAGCGGTGGCCTCCTTCTCCGTCATGCCCACGCGTCCGTACTGCGGCTCGGTGAAGATGACGATGGGCACGACGCGGTAGTCCATGTATTGCGGCGGACCGGCGTCGAGGGCGTTGTGGGCCGCAATCTCGCCCTGTTGGATAGCCACATGCACAATGTCGAATGAGACCGTTACATCGCCAACGGCAAAGATGTTCGGGTTGGACGTGCGCATGGCGGTATCAGTGGCAATGCCGCGCGAAGTGCTCTCCACACCGGCGGCGCCAAGGTTTAGACTTTCCAAGTACGGACTGCGCCCGGTGGCGACCAGGATGTGGTCGACTTCGATGACGCTCTCGGTGTCGTCCTGCAGCAGATGCAGCACTTTCTTGCCGTTGCGTTGCGCTACGGCCGTAAGGCGGGTGGCGCAACGCACGTCCATACCATCTTCCCGCAGGTATTCCTCCAACGCCGTGCCCACCGCATCATCTTCGTTGCTTAGGATGCAGTTACTGCGCTGCAAGAGGGTGACGGCCGCACCAAGCCGTGAGTAGAATTGCCCTAACTCCAAGCCGATTGGACCGCCGCCAAGTACGCAGATTGACTCCGGCAACTCTTCCAACTCCAGCGCATCGTCGCTGGTCAGGTAACCAGCTTCCTCCAGCCCCGGAACTTTGGGCACGAATGGTACCGATCCGGTGGCAATGATGAATTTGGGCGCCGAGAGAACATGGTCGCCCACTCGGACACGCTCGGCCGAGAGGAATCGCGCTGCGCCATCGATCAATGCGATGTCCGGGGCGTTGAGTTGCTCAATGCGATAGTCTGCAAATCCCTCTATGAGCCGTCGCTTACGGGCGATGATGGCGGGCAGATCGGGCGTAAGCGTACGGGTACCAATGCCCAGCTCTGCCGCGTGTTGGGATTGGTAGAGACGATTGGACGAGGCAAGGATGGCTTTGCTGGGCATGCAACCCCGCAAGATACACAGGCCGCCCAACGGCCCTTGCTCTGCTATCGCCACACGAGCGCCCGCCTCAGCAGCCGTGCGCGCGGCGGCGTAGCCGGCGCTGCCGCCGCCAAGAACGACCAGGTCGAAACGATCATCCAAGGGTCTTCCATTCTCCTCGTGTCATTGCAATTGCTGCGTACGCGATAGATTTTGGCATTCGTCTATGCTGCATCGGTATGCCATTGGGGGACTATTCACCCGGCGGGTGTTCCCATTCCACCCACAGCCGTAATCACCGCTTCACTGTCTTTCAGCCAGGCGTGATTCGGATCGTCCCTGGGGGCCAGCACTCGTTGATTCCCGGCGAGAATCCAAAGGTAATAGAGCTGATAGCCCGGTCCTGCGACGACAGGATGGTACCCCCGAGGAATGGCCACCACGTCGCCATCTTCAACCGTGTATGACTCATTCAGCGAGCCGTCGTCAGTATAAACCCGCTGCATGCCAAAGCCGCGCGGGGGACTGATTCGGAAGAGGTAGGCCTCTTCATGTTCGGATTCGTGAGGCGGGTCGTCCACCTCATGCTTGTGCGGCGGCGCGCTGCTCCAGAATCCCGGTGGATTGTACGTCTCGCCTAGAACCATCGTGTGCGCGGGAAAAGGTGCGTCGACAATGTCGTAGAT contains these protein-coding regions:
- a CDS encoding nucleotidyltransferase; amino-acid sequence: MAIPKPQLSRWSHHGPQEASIRTHQAIRSALEAHSWPQGMTYDVYLQGSYKNDTNIRGDSDVDVVVQLTSAFRHDASLLSPLEQNQLDSTFSTALYDWGDFRRETLKALVNWFDNSLVAQGNKSIKIKANPPRLAADVVVCMEYRRYLNYYSYVEGITFWALQDKYWIINFPTEHYKNGAAKSVSTFDRYKRTVRMFKNARNFLESNGIINAVLAPSYFIESLLYNAPNATFQYGFQDTYCSIVKWMASTNLNELVCQNGQQYLFGPSPDQWSVAEARAFVNSLVALWEFWS
- a CDS encoding DUF4338 domain-containing protein, translated to MTDINPKHADNNQNPQESPEEDDSSVNLLRERVIQSLKDQGFVLTESGIQPPDHTDKELLRRLHFLAVQHRIERASGLRSKEPMLIERIAAGSEVNPHCIAPRLVEVLPGTQDELLFRYAALHWSIPVSSGYGRRIRFLVLDSHNNRLIGVIGIGDPVFGLAARDQWIGWNSSERRIRLRHVLDAYVLGAVPPYSNLLGGKLIAMLATSNEVRSTFERKYAQKTALISGASGDSRVAMLTTTSALGRSSMYNRIRFHGRLVFEPVGFTLGSGEFHFANGLYDELYSFVEANCSPTAKNKNWGTGFRSRREVVRKALRKLGLPHSLNFHGIRRQVFVAPLATNSRQFLSGYENVLDYSCSDMESLFSHFKERWLLPRAGRNKSYRKFDPKTYLLWNK
- a CDS encoding dihydrolipoyl dehydrogenase; this encodes MDDRFDLVVLGGGSAGYAAARTAAEAGARVAIAEQGPLGGLCILRGCMPSKAILASSNRLYQSQHAAELGIGTRTLTPDLPAIIARKRRLIEGFADYRIEQLNAPDIALIDGAARFLSAERVRVGDHVLSAPKFIIATGSVPFVPKVPGLEEAGYLTSDDALELEELPESICVLGGGPIGLELGQFYSRLGAAVTLLQRSNCILSNEDDAVGTALEEYLREDGMDVRCATRLTAVAQRNGKKVLHLLQDDTESVIEVDHILVATGRSPYLESLNLGAAGVESTSRGIATDTAMRTSNPNIFAVGDVTVSFDIVHVAIQQGEIAAHNALDAGPPQYMDYRVVPIVIFTEPQYGRVGMTEKEATAKDIPIVTASYPFNDHGKALCLGETRGFVKMIGHAQTGELLGYQVLGPEGGELIHECIVALHYRATAQDFMRIPHYHPTLAEILTYPAEEIAEQVAARNGQ
- a CDS encoding response regulator transcription factor, giving the protein MSTVPLTTVMIVDDHSIMRDGLKEVLKLSGAFEVVGQAQNGVEAVALAQDVRPDVIIMDVMMPEMNGIDACREIMDSVPDTRVLMLTASTDEDAVIAAVSAGATGYLQKFSGKQKLLSTIQEVASGEFSMPGDLTRRVFNRIRSAGEKPESPDLDNLTEREQEILTLFAQGMSYAKIADARGNRPLTIRNAIYVIRDKLGAKSIQEMVVWAVRNGLLDDKPQ
- a CDS encoding winged helix-turn-helix transcriptional regulator, with translation MRFFGVQKAKYKDCQALLPKVSRRTLQRDLRALVERGLLQRRAGTNRLEYVLAHSSG
- a CDS encoding ATP-binding protein codes for the protein MDITDPEEIRYPAKISVWVRWFICIACLIELIYRPVFTYFTYAAYILCFLVLVALNGYVHYRVQTGRTVTLHWILALSAMDVILITGGMIVAGGFSHFFFYLLYYPALVWFAVFFSSYRLSFGWVTMVALLYVVVSLTAGEGLDFDARDEKALFARIVVMYAIVASVNLVSSSERNKRREAVERERELHRERIQLTQTIHDTTAQSAYMIGMGIETAIELADKSNQALVDKLEATYELSKSAMWELRHPIDIGLILEGRELGHVLQSHAESFTAITSVHSDVVLRGAEPPLSPVTRSLLFSIAHNALTNAFRHARADRVTIELAFHENGLRMSLSDDGIGLPDDYAVRGHGFKNMRADAERMGGRLDVESGMSGQGTTVTCVVEYNSVEGGT
- a CDS encoding ATP-binding protein, with protein sequence MPFELELLETLLHEEEGASLDFKAAQYPFDKADIGQKAKLLKDILAFTNSWRRATAYILIGVEEVKGKRSRILGVTEHLDDARLHQFVNGKTQRPVEFIYKIVQIEGVEIGVIEIPLQDRPVYLKKRYGDLGSSDVYIRDGSSTRVATPDEIAKMGSQGVLEETPQFSLDWADLDSRTALESPCILHSLALFPPLPDDTFTPPRSAYLTVDIGRNPRYSEEVIWCTFERAFFIGIGVKLYNKSGVLGKNIRFEGVLSKSGGVEVKEVLKSIPIEGIQTVPFDSMPLVGQKPETHLEDRNDEWEIVVEFGDIRPRETVWTTNPFWFGCAHPTLAKLEGQLFGDNLREPTPCSLEIQFEAEQRPMTEVDAAPYLDQ